The following are encoded together in the Xiphophorus hellerii strain 12219 chromosome 3, Xiphophorus_hellerii-4.1, whole genome shotgun sequence genome:
- the glipr2l gene encoding GLI pathogenesis-related 2, like, with amino-acid sequence MGKSASKQFAEEVLKFHNEYRKKHQAPPLKLSSKLSRDAARYAESLASTRILKHSVESSRGSCGENLAWASYDQTGKDVADRWYEEVKQYNFSHPGFSSGTGHFTAMVWKSSKKLGVGKATASDGSSFVVARYFPAGNVTNQGHFENNVLPSKTGF; translated from the exons ATGGGAAAATCCG CCTCCAAACAATTTGCTGAGGAGGTGCTGAAATTCCACAACGAGTACAGGAAGAAGCACCAGGCTCCTCCACTAAAGCTGAGCAGCAAACTGAGCAGAGACGCTGCTCG GTATGCTGAAAGTCTGGCTAGCACAAGAATCCTGAAGCATAGTGTGGAGTCCAGCAGGGGCAGCTGTGGAGAAAACCTGGCCTGGGCTTCTTATGACCAAACGG GGAAGGATGTGGCAGATCGCTGGTATGAGGAAGTCAAGCAGTACAACTTCAGCCACCCTGGATTCTCCTCTGGCACTG GTCATTTCACTGCAATGGTGTGGAAGAGCAGCAAGAAGCTGGGTGTGGGAAAGGCCACAGCGTCAGATGGCTCTTCCTTTGTCGTGGCCAGATATTTCCCAGCAGGGAATGTAACAAACCAAGGGCACTTTGAGAATAATGTCCTCCCATCTAAAACTGGCTTCTGA
- the steap4 gene encoding metalloreductase STEAP4, which produces MSEEVKPESVSLYPASAAATPEQEAVCIFGTGDLGRSLGQRLLQSGYRLVYGSRRPHSCGPVPPGAQVMSHEVAAQSASLVFVCVQREHYDFLETLAPQLNGKVLVDVSNNLKKNMYPEANAEYLQKLIPGAHVVKAFNTLSAWALQNGPSDANRQVYLCGNNPEAKQAVAVISTKLGFTVQDRGSLSAARELEDFPLQLFPEWRLPMRLTIGLTAFFFFYLLTRDVIYAYVDEGRDISFRIMMSLANKVFPSVSLILLSLCYLPGVIAGFFQLYRGTKYKRFPDWLDRWMLCRKQLGLIALALASLHVLYTLLIPIRYYVRFRLAGSTISQIKSNKTSPFDTTMAWRTDSYYAIGALGFGLYLLLGISSLPSVSNALSWREFSFIQSKLGYLTLFFCTFHTYLYGWDRFLYISQYKWYTPPGYMLCLVVPSLVLVFRLLLLLPCVDKSLSRIRQGWERTDPENDSKKSLLA; this is translated from the exons ATGTCGGAGGAGGTGAAGCCAGAGAGCGTGTCGCTGTATCCTGCGAGTGCTGCAGCCACCCCTGAACAGGAGGCGGTGTGCATCTTTGGGACGGGAGACTTGGGGCGCTCTCTGGGTCAACGTCTTCTGCAGTCTGGGTATAGGTTGGTGTATGGGAGCCGGAGACCTCACAGCTGCGGCCCCGTTCCTCCAGGAGCTCAG GTGATGAGCCATGAGGTAGCGGCGCAATCAGCCAGTTTGGTCTTTGTTTGTGTCCAAAGAGAACATtatgacttcctggagacacTAGCACCTCAACTCAATGGGAAG GTGCTTGTGGATGTTAGCAACAATCTCAAGAAGAATATGTACCCAGAGGCCAACGCTGAGTATCTGCAGAA GTTAATCCCTGGGGCCCATGTGGTGAAAGCATTTAACACCTTGTCAGCCTGGGCTCTCCAGAACGGACCTTCAGATGCCAACAGACAG GTGTACCTGTGTGGAAACAATCCTGAGGCTAAGCAGGCAGTGGCAGTGATTTCAACCAAACTGGGCTTCACTGTTCAGGATAGAGGGTCTCTGTCTGCAGCCAGAGAGCTGGAGGACTTCCCCCTGCAGCTGTTCCCCGAGTGGAGGCTGCCCATGCGCCTCACCATTGGCCTCActgccttcttcttcttctatctTCTCACCAGAGACGTCATCTATGCGTACGTTGATGAGGGGAGAGACATCTCCTTCAGAATCATGATGTCCCTGGCTAACAAG gTGTTCCCAAGTGTATCTCTCATCTTGCTGTCTCTCTGTTATCTGCCTGGAGTCATAGCTGGCTTCTTTCAGCTCTACAGAGGAACCAAATACAA gcGTTTTCCTGACTGGTTGGATCGCTGGATGTTGTGCAGGAAACAACTAGGACTGATAGCTCTAGCCCTTGCTTCCCTGCATGTGCTTTATACTCTACTCATCCCCATAAG GTATTATGTAAGATTCAGACTTGCAGGAAGTACCATCTCACAG aTCAAGAGTAACAAGACATCTCCATTTGACACAACCATGGCCTGGAGAACTGACTCATACTACGCCATAGGGGCTCTGGGATTTGGCCTGTATCTCCTTTTGGGGATTTCCTCTCTCCCTTCTGTCAGCAACGCTCTCAGCTGGAGAGAGTTCAGCTTCATTCAG tcCAAGTTGGGATACCTGACATTGTTCTTCTGCACCTTTCACACCTACCTGTATGGTTGGGACAGATTTCTGTACATCTCGCAATACAAATGGTACACTCCCCCCGGCTACATGCTCTGCTTGGTGGTGCCGTCCCTGGTGCTGGTGTTCAGACTGCTGCTTCTTCTGCCTTGTGTGGATAAAAGCCTCAGCCGCATTCGGCAGGGCTGGGAGAGGACAGATCCTGAGAACGACAGCAAGAAGTCACTGCTAGCGTAG
- the LOC116716980 gene encoding serum amyloid P-component-like: protein MMKLLLLVGMLTACAAVNQDLSGKMFTFPLQTNTTHVKLKTTKQDFNAVTVCQRSFTDLQRTHVLFSLAVPTFANGFMVLWDGSGKDLVIFTQDKFAVFGKTDYKQNTWHSICTTWDSASGLVQLWLDGLPSVRKFTSSGSNIRGSLIIMLGQEQDSHGGGFDMKQSFVGMLSDVHMWDYVLSACEIQKYVNEQNFTPGNVLNWAALDYQIVEKVVVENKGLFLNC, encoded by the exons atgatgaagctgctgctcttAGTGGGAATGCTGACAGCATGTGCTGCAGTGAACCAAG atCTGTCTGGCAAGATGTTCACCTTCCCACTTCAAACCAACACAACTCATGTGAAgctaaaaactacaaaacaggattttaatGCAGTAACTGTTTGTCAAAG ATCCTTTACAGACCTCCAAAGAACCCACGTCCTATTTTCTTTAGCCGTACCCACTTTTGCCAATGGCTTTATGGTTCTTTGGGATGGCTCTGGCAAAGACTTGGTGATCTTCACCCAGGATAAATTTGCAGTATTTGGAAAAACTGACTACAAGCAAAACACATGGCACTCTATCTGCACCACCTGGGACTCCGCATCTGgattggtgcagctgtggttggaTGGACTACCATCAGTTAGAAAATTTACCAGCTCTGGATCAAACATCAGAGGATCTCTCATAATTATGTTAGGACAG GAGCAGGACAGTCATGGCGGCGGGTTTGACATGAAGCAGTCTTTCGTTGGGATGTTGTCTGATGTCCACATGTGGGATTACGTCCTCTCTGCCTGTGAGATCCAGAAATATGTGAATGAACAGAACTTCACTCCAGGAAATGTGCTGAACTGGGCGGCTCTGGATTATCAGATAGTAGAAAAAGTGGTGGTAGAGAATAAAGGTTTGTTCTTGAACTGTTAA